A genomic segment from Nymphalis io chromosome 7, ilAglIoxx1.1, whole genome shotgun sequence encodes:
- the LOC126769420 gene encoding uncharacterized protein LOC126769420 produces the protein MKFIWCCLAAALLNLTNAAVDVEKTVQQVQSILKANTLLPRLTRQEIIDLLNDIRAEDAIAKTTSKVESNASKTTTTRTANKKLGTTTTASYKNIHENEINTASQPTKLFSNVALENDSAVSTSAFKNVVESTTKSSGATLTVVLPYTPRDGSSLQELYTKPPRLQVVPEQVTPKPIKTTKTKDESSQAVKKAKTKNKLDFDLPAELQAFLDSHGLKGTPGQDNFLLPLEGFKPLPPPKIVDGNVQLPENLLLTYDLISPSDLTTPKNNNQKFAQTNFLYEPLRPQFPFELDTSSSESKHTVLPLDLPKPRKTKAVSNTPKPNYEPIDYEAIKVIPLNQGPSPVEDDVIVGADQSKRQANETDESSTTTTSTTESSNVDTDSKNSDISPPDTVPPDSDTGASFADLEDSFGGAAPVEPGDSELPPPRKNGFYWMVDWNSFLEVGDGDSKVNIRFEPKLGDPQMFLPVNVP, from the coding sequence ATGAAGTTTATCTGGTGCTGCCTTGCAGCAGCGTTACTAAATCTTACAAACGCTGCTGTGGATGTAGAAAAAACAGTACAACAAGTTCAAAGTATACTTAAAGCAAATACATTATTGCCTAGACTTACACGACAAGAAATAATAGACTTGTTAAATGACATCAGAGCTGAAGATGCAATAGCTAAGACGACATCAAAAGTCGAATCAAATGCAAGCAAAACCACTACTACAAGAACagcaaataaaaagttaggaacaacaacaacagcgtcttataaaaatattcatgaaaaTGAAATCAACACCGCATCTCAaccaacaaaattattttcaaacgtTGCCTTAGAAAATGATAGTGCTGTATCAACATCAGCTTTTAAAAATGTGGTGGAATCGACAACTAAATCTAGTGGTGCAACTTTAACAGTTGTTTTGCCTTATACACCTCGTGATGGATCTTCATTacaagaattatatacaaaacctCCGCGACTCCAAGTTGTGCCAGAGCAAGTTACTCCAAAACctataaaaactacaaaaacaAAAGACGAAAGTTCTCAAGCAGTCAAAAAAGCAAAAACAAAGAACAAACTTGATTTTGACCTTCCAGCTGAATTACAAGCATTTTTAGATTCTCATGGATTGAAAGGTACACCTGGCCAAGATAATTTTTTGTTACCATTGGAAGGTTTTAAGCCTCTGCCACCACCAAAAATAGTTGACGGTAATGTTCAATTACCAGAGAATTTACTTCTTACTTATGATCTAATATCACCATCGGACTTAACTActccaaaaaataataaccaaaagTTTGCTCAAACTAATTTTCTTTATGAACCCCTACGTCCACAATTTCCATTTGAACTAGATACTTCTTCATCTGAATCAAAACATACTGTGCTCCCACTTGATTTACCAAAACCTAGAAAAACCAAAGCAGTATCAAATACTCCAAAACCTAATTATGAACCAATAGATTACGAAGCCATTAAAGTTATTCCTCTAAATCAGGGCCCTAGTCCAGTTGAAGATGATGTAATTGTTGGTGCTGATCAAAGTAAAAGACAAGCTAATGAAACCGACGAATCAAGCACAACAACCACTTCTACTACTGAATCATCCAATGTTGATACCGATTCAAAAAATTCAGATATCAGCCCACCGGATACAGTACCACCTGATTCAGATACAGGTGCATCATTCGCAGATCTTGAAGATTCTTTTGGAGGAGCAGCACCTGTTGAACCCGGTGACTCAGAGCTCCCGCCTCCAAGGAAAAATGGCTTTTATTGGATGGTGGACTGGAATAGTTTTCTAGAAGTCGGAGATGGAGACTCTAAAGTAAATATTCGATTTGAGCCTAAGTTAGGTGATCCACAAATGTTCTTACCTGTAAACGTcccataa
- the LOC126769608 gene encoding odorant receptor 4-like translates to MGEMEDFPYEFTKPLLLCFNLLKRCNIGFFDDNVPFLQKYWRSFFIVPCVIIHYISTSIYVSRVFTSQIKISELAFMVPVFLILTQGFLKAAVIIPKRSEIATLIRHLGMMWKTDNLSDIQLKKKNQQLRRLNFGHAVFYWGSIIATWQNLLTPFLLTLFRKFVLKQDTEFLLPFEYAYPFDPLKNWIRYIVVYVFQILTMLSIVYHYIGTEFVIITICAHLSTEFALLREDLKEIIPRKNEDHVVTLIINNDDNAIRNFIQNHQKLIELTRSLNNIFSPMVFIDMFFVTVIMCFFGLGVTVAYGAVDIANNFIAVLALLLPIYILCYNAELLKVESTGIADSAYENLWYNGGAHYQKIIQFIMARSQRPCCLTSLNYVPITLNTFTKVVSTTWSYFSLARSLYSNS, encoded by the exons ATGGGTGAAATGGAAGATTTTCCGTATGAATTCACAAAACCTCTACTCCTATGTTTCAATTTACTAAAGAGATGCAATATCGGATTTTTCGATGACAACGTTCCATTTTTACAAAAGTATTGGCGTTCCTTCTTTATAGTTCCATGcgttataatacattatatttctaCATCAATTTATGTTAGCCGTGTGTTTACAAGTCAGATCAAAATATCGGAGCTGGCTTTCATGGTTCCTGTTTTCTTGATTTTAACTCAAG GATTTTTAAAAGCAGCTGTTATTATACCAAAAAGGTCTGAAATTGCTACTTTGATAAGACATCTTGGAATGATGTGGAAGACTGACAATCTAAGTGATATCCAACTAAAGAAGAAAAACCAACAGCTAAGGAGACTGAACTTTGGTCATGCAG taTTCTATTGGGGAAGCATAATTGCAACATGGCAGAATTTGTTGACACCGTTCCTATTGACGCTGTTTAGAAAATTTGTCCTTAAACAAGACACGGAATTTTTATTGCCCTTCGAATATGCATATCCCTTCGATCCTTTGAAAAATTGGATTCGATATATTGTTGTGtatgtttttcaaatattgaCAA tgcTCTCGATCGTTTATCACTATATAGGCACAGAATTTGTAATCATAACAATCTGTGCTCATCTTAGTACGGAATTTGCTCTTCTTCGAGAAGATCTTAAGGAAATCATACCTCGAAAAAACGAAGACCATgttgttactttaataattaacaatgatGATAATGCAATCAGAAACTTTATACAGAATCACCAAAAATTGATCGA ATTAACGCGttcattaaataacatattcagTCCAATGGTTTTCATAGATATGTTCTTTGTCACAGTGATTATGTGCTTCTTCGGCTTGGGCGTCAcg GTAGCATATGGCGCAGTGGACATCGCCAATAATTTTATAGCCGTATTGGCTCTATTGCTGCCAATTTACATACTTTGTTACAACGCGGAATTACTGAAAGTTGAG AGTACAGGAATAGCGGATTcagcatatgaaaatttatggTATAATGGCGGTGCACATTATCAGAagattattcaatttattatggcaag GTCTCAACGGCCTTGCTGCCTGACTTCTTTGAATTACGTTCCGATAACTCTGAATACATTCACTAAG GTTGTTAGTACAACTTGGTCCTACTTCTCCTTAGCAAGAAGTTTGTATTCCAATAGTTAA